The nucleotide sequence CGGCGATGCACACGCGGCTGGTCTGCACCATGCTGCTGCGCCTGCCTGGCATCCTTCGGAACCGGCCACGCCGCCTGGAGGGCGTCACGCACTGGGCCGGGCTGGCGGAACGGGGCTTGTATTGGGGCCTGCGCTTCTGTGCGGCGGCCTATCGGCTTCTGGGGCGGCGCGGCTGCCTGGCGGTCATCGCGCCGGTGGTCTTGTATTTTTATCTTACGGGGGCGGAGCAGCGCCGCGCGTCCGCCGCGTTCCTGGCGCGCGCCTTCAAGGCGCAGGGGGAGCGGCGACGGCCCACGCCTTTGGACGGTTTTCGCCATTTCCTGTCCTTCGCCGGGCGCGCGCTCGACACCTTCGCCGGCTGGACCGGCTGGCTGGGGCCGGACGCGGTGCAGCCCGGCGAGGTCGGTGCCCTGCGAGAGGCGGCGGCGCAGGACCGCGGCGCGCTCTTCATCGTCGCGCATCTCGGGAACGTCGACCTGTCGCGCGCGGTGCTGGACGCGGCGACGCGGCGGCGCCTGCTGGTGCTGGTCCACACGCGCCACGCCGAGAACTACAACCGCATCCTGCGCGAATGGAATCCGGAGGCCGCGGTCAACACGCGTCAGGTGACGGAGATCGGGCCGGAGACGGCCATCGCGCTGAAGGAGCGGGTGGAGCAGGGCCAGTGGATCGTCATCGCCGGCGACCGCGTGCCGGTGCAGAGCCGCGGGCGTGTCAGCCTCGTGCCCTTCCTGGGTGAACCGGCGCCCTTCTCGCAGGGGCCATACATCCTGGCGGCGCTGCTGGATTGCCCGGTCTACCTGCTGTTCTGCCGGCGTGAGGGCGGGCGCTACCGGCTCGACGCCGAAAAGCTGGCGGAGCGGGTGGTCCTGCCGCGCGGGCGGCGGGGGGAGGCGCTGGCCGGCTACGCCGCCGCCTTCGCCGGCCGGCTGGAGCAACACGCGCTCGCCGACCCGTACCAGTGGTTCAACTTCTTCGATTTCTGGGCCCGCCCGAAAGGGAGCACGCCGTCATGATTTCCGCGGATGTCACCATCCAGGCCCAGTTCTACGACCTGGACCCCATGGAGGTGGTCTGGCACGGCAACTACGTCCGCTACCTGGAGCAGGCACGCTGCGCCCTGCTGGACCGCATCGGCTACAATTACCCCGACATGGCGGCGTCCGGCTTCATGTGGCCGATCGTGGACATGCAGCTGAAATACGTGCGGCCCATCCGCTTCGCCCAGACGGTGGTGGTCACCGCGACCCTGTCCGAATACGAGAACCGCATCCGGATCGACTACCGCATCCGCGACGAGAAGACCGGGGAGCTGCTGACCAAGGCCCGCACCGTGCAGCTGGCCGTGAACGCCAACACCGGGGAGCTGTCCTTCGAATCCCCATCCGTGCTGATCGAGAAGGTGAGGGCGCTGCTGTGACCCGCTTCATCGTTGTCCTGCTGGCCCTCCTCGCCCTCGCCGAGACGGCCTTCGCCGCCCCGCCGGAGCCCGCAACCCTCGGCGAGGGGCAGGTGCTGCGCGGGCGCTTCGTGCAGGAACGCCATCTGAAGGGCTTCCAG is from Azospirillum thermophilum and encodes:
- a CDS encoding glycosyltransferase family 2 protein, producing the protein MTAPFRPCAIVPSRNHWRAVGAVVAGLRARGLPVFVIDDGSEEPARSTLAALHDPAGGVTVRRLEVNQGKGGAVLEGFRMALAGGFTHAAQVDADEQHDPEAVPDLLDLARRHPDALVTGVPVYDATIPKGRAIGRWVTHVWVWVETLSLRIRDSMCGFRVYPLAAVERLLASGERLGRRMDFDTEVMVRLFWRGTPVAELPVRVTYPPDNTSNFDLLRDNVRISAMHTRLVCTMLLRLPGILRNRPRRLEGVTHWAGLAERGLYWGLRFCAAAYRLLGRRGCLAVIAPVVLYFYLTGAEQRRASAAFLARAFKAQGERRRPTPLDGFRHFLSFAGRALDTFAGWTGWLGPDAVQPGEVGALREAAAQDRGALFIVAHLGNVDLSRAVLDAATRRRLLVLVHTRHAENYNRILREWNPEAAVNTRQVTEIGPETAIALKERVEQGQWIVIAGDRVPVQSRGRVSLVPFLGEPAPFSQGPYILAALLDCPVYLLFCRREGGRYRLDAEKLAERVVLPRGRRGEALAGYAAAFAGRLEQHALADPYQWFNFFDFWARPKGSTPS
- a CDS encoding acyl-CoA thioesterase, producing the protein MISADVTIQAQFYDLDPMEVVWHGNYVRYLEQARCALLDRIGYNYPDMAASGFMWPIVDMQLKYVRPIRFAQTVVVTATLSEYENRIRIDYRIRDEKTGELLTKARTVQLAVNANTGELSFESPSVLIEKVRALL